From the Daucus carota subsp. sativus chromosome 8, DH1 v3.0, whole genome shotgun sequence genome, one window contains:
- the LOC135148429 gene encoding uncharacterized protein LOC135148429 — translation MNQIHLLPAGDPDSPVPPFTQEIMGARISRKFKLPTIKAYDGMGDPANHVRTFMNALLLQPVTEAIKCRAFPQTLSGMAQHWYSRLPPNSISCFADLSRAFIGQFVGSKTHAKSSASLMNLHQAKRAPDNMNDLQERAGKYFKAEESLIKSQNNQGPNTNFKKRGNDAEYNTENKYPKKDDDEKSPAKRKIGPRFTEYARLNAPRSQVLMEIEKDESVRWPKPIRTDPDK, via the exons ATGAATCAGATTCACTTGTTACCAGCGGGCGATCCCGATAGCCCCGTTCCACCTTTTACGCAAGAAATTATGGGTGCAAGAATCtcccgaaaattcaagctcccaaccattaaagcttatGATGGCATGGGTGACCCCGCTAACCACGTTCGGACCTTCATGAATGCTCTGTTGCTCCAACCCGTCACCGAAGCAATCAAGTGCCGTGCTTTTCCTCAAACCTTGAGCGGGATGGCCCAACAttggtatagtcgcctacccccAAATTCTATTTCTTGTTTTGCTgacttgagcagggctttcatagggcaatttgttggaagcaaaacgCACGCTAAGAGCTCTGCCTCCCTAATGAATCTACATCAAG ccaagagggcACCTGATAATATGAACGACTTGCAAGAAAGAGCCGGGAAATATTTCAAGGCAGAGGAAAGCCTAATAAAATCACAGAATAATCAGGGACCAAACACCAACTTTAAGAAACGTGGGAACGACGCCGAGTATAACACTGAGAACAAATATCccaaaaaggatgatgatgagaagtcgCCTGCTAAAAGGAAAATAGGACCAAGGTTCACAGAATATGCTAGGCTCAATGCTCCAAGGAGTCAAGTCCTGATGGAGATCGAAAAGGACGAGAgtgttcgatggccgaagcccATAAGGACCGACCCAGATAAATGA